From one Lycium barbarum isolate Lr01 chromosome 6, ASM1917538v2, whole genome shotgun sequence genomic stretch:
- the LOC132644588 gene encoding uncharacterized protein LOC132644588, producing MYETFNSWILIPRFKSIITMLEEIKIKVMERMNQMREFAEKWVGEVSPMAMKTLKENVEVKDPPYKHVVNLKKKACSCRSWQLKGIICAHAITAIQYKSLEVEAFVEPWYKKATYLKAYNKFIQPMTNMKMWPKSTRPPIEPPKIAEMPSRPKKKRNRDADEPKKKIGKATRKGRKMTCSICNTMGHNKKGCPLAKSGGASSSIVAAGATNAVATAGPAATATTIGGALIVGSSARGGARSGGRDGARAGARSGGRAGASGATRRTPTNATTNSQPTQSSTQQSTTTARLIQLEVVRQILVIRSHHKLGIRGQGQLVMMCYLEKVSV from the exons ATGTATGAGACATTCAACAGCTGGATTTTGATACCTAGGTTCAAATCAATCATAACTATGCTGGAAGAAATCAAAATCAAAGTTATGGAGAGGATGAATCAAATGAGAGAATTTGCTGAAAAATGGGTAGGTGAGGTATCACCCATGGCCATGAAAACTCTTAAAGAGAATGTTGAGGTGAAAGATCCACCATATAAACATGTTGTTAACCTAAAAAAGAAGGCGTGTAGTTGTAGGTCATGGCAATTGAAAGGAATTATTTGTGCACATGCCATTACTGCAATTCAATATAAGAGCTTGGAGGTTGAGGCATTTGTTGAGCCCTGGTATAAAAAGGCGACATATTTGAAGGCCTACAACAAATTCATTCAACCTATGACAAATATGAAGATGTGGCCAAAGAGCACAAGACCACCCATTGAGCCACCTAAAATTGCTGAAATGCCAAGTAGGCCAAAGAAAAAGAGGAATAGGGATGCTGATGAACCAAAGAAAAAAATTGGGAAAGCTACAAGGAAGGGCAGGAAAATGACATGTTCAATATGCAACACTATGGGACATAACAAGAAAGGATGCCCACTTGCT AAAAGTGGTGGTGCTTCTTCATCGATTGTTGCTGCTGGTGCAACCAATGCAGTAGCAACTGCTGGTCCTGCTGCAACTGCTACAACTATTGGTGGTGCATTAATTGTTGGTTCTAGTGCAAGAGGTGGTGCAAGAAGTGGTGGAAGAGATGGTGCAAGAGCTGGTGCAAGAAGTGGTGGAAGAGCTGGTGCAAGTGGTGCCACAAGAAGAACTCCAACAAATGCTACAACAAATTCTCAACCAACTCAATCAAGCACTCAACAGTCAACTACTACTGCACGACTTATTCAGTTAGAAGTAGTGAGGCAAATCCTGGTTATAAGAAGCCACCACAAACTAGGTATAAGAGGCCAAGGGCAGCTGGTTATGATGTGCTATTTGGAAAAGGTGTCAGTGTGA
- the LOC132644589 gene encoding thylakoid lumenal 19 kDa protein, chloroplastic has product MASILHPSSLLSSSSTSSATTTTTKPPVPPPFSRPQATLSPPSKPLLTKLTTTLTATALATTILTTTPPSLADSPTTYNIYYGTAASAANYGGYGGNSDKKASAEYIYDVPDGWKERLVSKVEKGTNGTDSEFYNPKKKSEKEYLTFLAGFRQLAPKDVILNNLALSDVNLQDLIANADGVTSVERKDENGQLYYDYEIDGVSGHSLISVTCTKNKLYAHFVISPAPEWKKDENTLRHIHQSFKTVG; this is encoded by the coding sequence ATGGCAAGCATTCTCCACCCTTCATCCTTGCTTTCCTCCTCTTCCACTTCCTCTGCCACCACAACCACCACAAAACCACCAGTTCCACCACCCTTTTCCAGACCCCAAGCCACCTTATCACCACCTTCTAAACCACTTTTAACTAAACTAACCACCACTCTAACAGCCACAGCATTAGCCACCACAATACTAACAACCACTCCCCCTTCTCTTGCAGATTCTCCCACAACATACAACATTTACTATGGCACAGCTGCTAGTGCCGCCAACTATGGCGGCTACGGTGGAAACTCCGATAAAAAAGCGTCGGCGGAGTACATTTACGACGTCCCGGATGGATGGAAAGAGAGGTTGGTGTCAAAAGTTGAGAAGGGAACAAATGGGACAGACAGTGAGTTTTATAATCCAAAGAAGAAGTCTGAGAAAGAGTACCTTACTTTTCTTGCAGGGTTTAGGCAGTTAGCACCTAAAGATGTAATCTTGAATAACTTGGCTTTATCTGATGTGAATTTGCAAGACTTAATTGCTAATGCTGATGGTGTTACATCAGTAGAGAGGAAAGATGAGAATGGGcagttgtattatgattatgagattGATGGAGTTTCTGGTCATAGCTTGATTTCTGTTACTTGTACTAAGAACAAACTGTATGCTCATTTTGTCATTTCGCCAGCGCCAGAATGGAAGAAGGATGAAAATACCTTGAGGCACATTCATCAGTCTTTTAAAACTGTTGGGTAA